A portion of the Elusimicrobiota bacterium genome contains these proteins:
- the prs gene encoding Ribose-phosphate pyrophosphokinase encodes MSQLKLFAGNANPALARAVARELGIPLGKAYVGRFPDGEIEIKILENVRGTDCFILQPTSEPANDNLMELLLIMDALRRASATRITPVIPYFGYGRQDRKAQPRVPISSKLVSNLIVTAGADRVLTMDLHAGQIQGFFDIPVDHLYSSPVIIDYFKKKRLKDVVVVSPDAGGVERARAFAKRLNYDLAIIDKRRTSPTDADVLHVVGDVRGKIALIVDDLVDTAGTLAKAAKALRATGATKVYAACSHGVLAGPAIERLESAPLEELVITDTIALNGKKLSKIKVLSVASILGEAIKRIHEERTVSALFV; translated from the coding sequence GTGAGTCAACTTAAACTTTTTGCCGGAAACGCCAACCCCGCTTTGGCCAGGGCTGTGGCGAGAGAATTGGGAATTCCTCTTGGGAAGGCCTATGTGGGCCGGTTTCCCGATGGCGAAATTGAAATTAAAATTTTAGAGAATGTTCGCGGAACGGACTGTTTTATTCTTCAGCCCACCAGTGAGCCTGCCAACGACAATTTGATGGAGTTGCTACTCATTATGGACGCGCTCAGACGCGCCAGTGCAACCAGAATTACGCCCGTGATTCCTTATTTTGGTTATGGACGCCAAGACCGAAAAGCTCAACCGCGGGTTCCCATTTCATCGAAATTGGTTTCCAATTTAATCGTAACGGCGGGGGCCGACCGGGTTTTAACCATGGATCTCCATGCCGGTCAAATCCAAGGATTTTTTGACATCCCGGTGGATCATCTCTATTCAAGTCCTGTGATCATTGATTACTTTAAAAAGAAGCGTTTAAAGGATGTGGTGGTGGTCTCTCCTGATGCGGGCGGAGTGGAGCGCGCGAGAGCCTTCGCGAAACGGCTCAATTATGATTTGGCCATCATTGACAAACGCCGGACCTCTCCGACCGATGCAGACGTTTTGCATGTGGTGGGTGATGTTCGTGGAAAAATCGCTTTGATTGTGGATGATTTGGTGGACACGGCAGGAACCTTGGCCAAGGCGGCCAAGGCTTTACGCGCGACAGGAGCCACAAAAGTGTATGCCGCTTGCTCTCATGGTGTGTTGGCGGGCCCGGCCATTGAACGTTTGGAATCGGCACCGCTTGAGGAGCTTGTGATTACAGACACCATCGCGCTCAATGGGAAAAAACTCAGCAAAATAAAAGTTTTATCAGTGGCTTCCATATTAGGAGAAGCCATAAAAAGAATTCATGAGGAACGCACCGTGAGTGCGTTGTTTGTGTAG
- the glmU_2 gene encoding Bifunctional protein GlmU, producing MKPISILILAAGKGTRMKSSLPKVLHPVCGIPMVERVVRTGQFVRPSSVCVVVGHGGEQVKQVIHQKFPKTQFVSQSVQDGSGGAVRQALSWLKKQKGLVLLACGDAPLISAQSFKELIHAHVKDNNRATVLTTKMPNPYGYGRILRSKDGSVEKIVEHLDANPRELEINEINTGTYCFDAAALAHVIPKLKNNNVKKEYYLTDTLELLRQEGGRIGGLICVDPDETMGINSRAELAKAEIALYRRKAEALMAAGVTIVDPKSTYVADTVKVGSDTVLWPQTFLLGQTKVGSGCQIGPWAHIQDTQIENRVIFQSSFSEGALIRSGARVGPYSRVRPGSEVGRNAHLGNFSEIKKSTLGEGSKANHLTYLGDATIGKNVNIGAGTITCNYDGVKKYPTQIQDNAFIGSNVNLIAPVRVGAHAVVGAGSSINKDVPAWSLALERSVQVTKKNWAKASKRKGKK from the coding sequence ATGAAACCCATTTCCATCCTCATCTTAGCGGCCGGTAAAGGCACCCGCATGAAATCTTCACTTCCCAAGGTGCTCCACCCGGTCTGTGGAATTCCCATGGTGGAGCGTGTGGTTCGCACGGGTCAATTCGTTCGTCCTTCGAGCGTATGTGTGGTGGTGGGGCATGGGGGAGAGCAGGTCAAACAGGTTATTCACCAAAAATTCCCCAAAACCCAATTCGTCAGTCAATCCGTGCAAGATGGGTCCGGTGGGGCGGTGCGGCAGGCGCTCTCCTGGCTGAAAAAACAAAAGGGGCTCGTCCTTCTTGCCTGTGGTGACGCTCCCCTTATATCCGCTCAAAGTTTTAAAGAACTGATCCATGCCCATGTCAAAGACAACAATCGCGCGACCGTTCTCACCACAAAAATGCCCAACCCGTATGGCTATGGACGCATTCTTCGCTCCAAAGACGGATCGGTTGAAAAAATTGTTGAACATTTGGATGCCAATCCCCGCGAACTGGAAATTAATGAGATCAACACTGGGACCTATTGTTTTGATGCGGCCGCCTTGGCTCATGTGATTCCCAAACTCAAAAACAACAATGTTAAGAAGGAATATTATCTCACCGATACGCTTGAGTTGCTCCGTCAAGAAGGCGGTCGAATCGGGGGACTTATTTGTGTCGACCCCGATGAGACCATGGGCATTAACAGCCGCGCTGAGTTGGCCAAGGCAGAAATCGCCCTTTATCGACGAAAGGCGGAAGCTTTGATGGCGGCGGGGGTCACAATTGTAGATCCCAAATCGACTTACGTGGCGGATACGGTAAAGGTGGGGTCAGATACGGTGCTTTGGCCACAAACCTTTCTTTTGGGCCAGACGAAGGTGGGATCGGGTTGTCAAATTGGGCCTTGGGCCCATATTCAAGATACTCAAATTGAAAACAGAGTGATTTTTCAATCCAGTTTTTCAGAGGGCGCTCTCATTCGCTCTGGCGCTCGGGTGGGCCCTTATTCTCGAGTGAGGCCCGGTAGCGAGGTCGGGCGCAATGCCCATTTGGGGAATTTTTCTGAGATCAAGAAGTCCACATTGGGAGAGGGGTCCAAAGCCAACCATTTGACGTATTTGGGGGATGCCACAATTGGAAAAAATGTTAATATCGGCGCCGGCACAATTACCTGCAACTACGACGGTGTCAAGAAATATCCCACCCAGATTCAGGATAACGCCTTCATCGGTTCCAATGTTAATTTGATTGCTCCTGTGCGCGTGGGTGCGCATGCGGTTGTGGGCGCTGGATCGAGTATTAATAAGGACGTACCTGCCTGGTCGTTGGCTTTGGAGCGATCGGTACAGGTGACCAAAAAAAATTGGGCCAAAGCTTCTAAAAGAAAAGGAAAAAAATAG